A window of Flavobacterium psychrophilum genomic DNA:
TTTTTCATCTGTTCCTGCAACGGTAAAGCTGATGTTTGAATTCACCTTCATCTGCGTAGCATATTTTTCAGGAATAGAAAAAGTAATTTTTATCTGGCTGCTGTTTACCAGCGTAGAAATTATAGTTTCAGGTGTAACATAAGTTCCCGGCGATATATTACGTAAACCTACAGTACCCGAAAACGGAGCCCTTATAGATGTTTTATTTATCTGCGCGTTTATTAGTTGGGTTTGCGCCTGTGCAGTTTTAAAGTCGGCACTGGCTATATCATACTCTTCCTGGCTTATGGCTTCTTTCTGCAAAAGAAGTTTAGCACGCCTTTCGTTTTCTCCGGCAAGTGTCTGCCTTGTTTTAGCCTGACCTGCCTGGGCACGAAGCTCAATATCATTGATCTTAACAAGCACCTGGCCTTTAGCAACTTTAGAACCTTCGGTAAAATATATTTTCTCTGCTATACCCGATACCTCTGTACGTACTTCTATCTGTTCGTTGGCATCGATAGATCCTGAAAGCGATAATGTATTGGCGAACTCCTGTGGTGCAACTACTACACCATTTACTGCCATAGCCGGTTTTTTGCCGTCTTTACCGCCCCCGCCACCGGAAGCTTCCATTTTTGCTTTTTTGTTTTCAGATATCCTGTAATACACAAGGGCACCAACACCCAAAAGTAAAAGAGTATAGACAATATATTTAACCTTCATAAAGTATATAGTAAAGTTATAGCCGGGCAAAACTACTCGAATAAAACCAGCATTTTTTTACTAAATTGTAAAAAATGACCAATTGAATTCATCAATTGTATATTTTCCCTGCCAATAAGTTGCACAAAGCTAACAGAATAAATTTTCTGTTGAAAAACATAGCTCATAGTTTAACAAAAAATATACCAGTATTTTCGCTCAGCACAGGTTTACAAGCTTTATTGCGGTTAAATAACATAATAGCGTCATAATGTAGTATTATGATTCCGTAACTCAATCTATTGCTTTTTTGGAACGCATTTCTTTTTTGAAGAAGAAACGGCAATACTTATTGCTCCAACAAGTAGTAACTCACTGTGCATATCGACATCAAAAACAAGCCTGATTAAAAAGGCCAGTGCTAAGCAGGTACCCAGTACGAACAACGATCGTAAAAGATATTGCCTTACTCCTAAAACAAAAGATGACTTTAAGAGCATATACATACAATCAGAGTCTGTATAGCAGCAATTACAATAAGGATAAGTTTTGTCATGGTTAATTATTTTTTGCCAGGTAATTACTTTTCATCTTTTTATAATTCACAAATAATATTGAAAGTGGAGCCACAATTACGGGCACAAATGTATCTGTATCAAAAAGCAGGCGCATTACGTAGCCAATAAGTATACAAATAGCAATTGTAAATACTACAGCAATTGCAAATCTTGTATTGAATGACATTGTAGATTTGTTGGAAGTGTTGGTTGGATTATTCATGATTTTAATGGTTGATTAATTTTACAGTACAAAGATGAAGCAATCGATTTCTAAAAAATTGTAAAATTGGGACAACACTATCTAATCTTCAAAATGCCAGTACGTCTCCTGGCTACCAAGACGGGTAAGCTTAGACAACAATGTTTTTGGCGATTGTGTAGTAACCGATTTAAAATGTTTTATAAAATGCGCCTGGTCGTAGTAAAGGCTGTATAGCGCAACATCGGTAAGGTTCGCCTCTTCTCCTGCCTTTTGTGAATAGTTTAATGCATTGCGAAACATCACCATCTTTTTATATTCTTCCACACTGCAGCAAAGGTGTTTTTTAAACAGGCGAAGCAAGGTCTTACGGTTTACGTTAAGTAAGTCAGACAGCTCCTCAACTTTGATAGTTCCGTTAGAGTTAAGTATTTCCTGAACACCTTTTTTTACAGAAGGCTCAGTGAAACCATTATAATTATCCGCAAAAAAACTATCAAGCAAAGCGGCTTTTTGTTCAGCATTCTTTTCTGCATATACCTGTTCAAGCATATTTATATAATCCTCTCCAAAACAGTCAAGGTTATTTATCGACCGGTCAAAAAATTCACCTAATGGCTCTTTAACGAAATGATTCAGCCCAAGCGGATTAAATACAATTCCGATTTTATTAAAAGCACCGTTAAGCTCCACCTTAAAATTTTTATCGGTGTTAATAGAATAAAAAGAAGATATGGCGCTGCTTGTTGACGGAAGCACCTGCGACCCTTCGTTGGTAAGGCTTACATGAGAACCTTTATATATAGTGATAGCATGCTTGTAATTAGGATAGAAGAAAAACTTTTTACTGAATCCGGGATCGTCAGACACATGAAAATAGTAGTAGTCAATATATCTGGCTACCAACTCATTTTTGGGTTTAACTGTTACAAAGCTGCCTTTTGAATCCAAAATTGATGTTTTTGCTGAAGGTAAATATAGTAAATCGCAATTTTATTCGCTAGCAAGTTATCCCGAATTATGGTTTTTTAGTGGAAGCTCCTAAACAGCTAAAAACTACGGGAAGACCACAGCCTCATTGGAAAAACTAAAGAAATACAAAACAATAATATTAGGAGTTTCGAATAAAAATATAAAATAAACTTAAAAATAATTTTTAGACTAATCTAAATTTATACTTTTGTAAAACTAATTATAAGTTTAGATAATGAAAACATACGTTCAGTTACTACTGATCTTCGCTTCGATACCCCTGTTTGCACAAAACGGAACCGTAAAAGGAAAAATAACGCAAAATAATGATCCCGTACCTGCGGTAAGTATTATTGTTACCCCAACAGGTATATCGCTTGCTGCCGATAATGATGGCTATTACCAGATTAAAGATCTGCCATATGGTAACTATGAGATTATTTTTAGTTCAGTAGGATTAAAAACAGAACGTAAAAAAATAACCATCAACAAACCTGAAACAACGCTGAACATAGCTTTGAAAGATGATAACCAGGAAATGGAGGAAGTAGTAATTACCGGAACCATGAAGGAGATTAGCCGAAGCGAAAGCCCTATTCCTGTGGAGATAATTACTCCTAAGTTATTTAAGAAGAACCCTACCGCCAGTTTATTCGAAGCTGTGGGTATGATAAACGGGGTTCAGCCTCAGCTTAACTGTAATGTGTGTAACACGGGCGATATTCATATTAACGGAATGGAAGGGCCTTATACTATGATATTGATAGACGGCATGCCCATTGTAAGTGCGCTTTCTACCGTTTACGGCCTTAGCGGAATACCCAACAGTATTGTAGAACGTATAGAAGTTGTAAAAGGTCCGGCATCTTCGCTATATGGATCGGAAGCTATGGGTGGAATCATCAACGTTATTACAAAAACACCAACCAAAGCGCCGGTTATAAGTGCCGATTATTTCACTACAAGTTGGGGAGAGCAAAGCCTTGATGGTGCTGTAAAAATTAAAGCTGGAGAGGCAACATCATTATTAGGTGTCAACTATTTTAAATATGGCGTTCGTGCCGATAAAAACCGCGATAATTTTACCGACGTTACCCAACAGGATCGTATATCGTTATTCAACAAATGGAATTTTGAACGTAAAGAAAATCGACTTTTTAGCCTTGCCGCACGCTATGTGTATGAAGACCGATGGGGTGGAGAAATGAACTGGACAAAACAATTCCGTGGTAGCGACAGTATTTACGGCGAGAGCATTTATACCAAACGTGCTGAAGTTATCGGGTTATATCAACTTCCTACAACAGAAAGGATATTTACGCAGTTCTCGTACAACTGGCATGACCAGAATTCTTATTACGGCGACACACCGTATATGGCAACACAGCAGGTAGCTTTTGTTCAGGCGTATTGGGATAAGCAATTTGGCGAAAACCATACCTTTTTACTGGGTGCAGCGATGCGCTACACCGATTATGACGACAACACGCCTGCGACTGCAACCGAAGATGGCTTAGGTAATAGACCACAAAGGACGCCGCTTCCCGGTTTATTCATACAGGATGAATGGACCATTAACGAGAAACACAAACTATTGGGCGGTTACCGTTTTGATTATGACAAGAATCATGGTGGTGTACACTCGCCAAGAGTAGCTTATAAATATGCCCCAAACACAAACAACACCATAAGGGCAAGTTTTGGTACAGGTTTTAGGGTAGTAAATTTATTTACCGAAGACCATGCTGCACTTACAGGCGCACGCGATGTTATAATTGCCGAAGAACTAAAGCCGGAACGATCATTTAATGGTAATCTTAACTACGTACTGAAAGTGCCTACCGACTTTGCTTTTATAGGATTTGATGTTACAGGTTTCTACTCTTATTTTACCAACAAGATCGTAGGTGATCTTGATACCGATCCAACAAAGATTATTTACGACAACCTTGGAGGCCATGCCATATCTCAGGGTATATCGTTAAACACCGACCTTACTTTTACTTTTCCGCTGAAAGTATTAGCAGGGATATCATATATGGATGTTTTTCAGATGGAAGATAATGCATTTGGGAAGCTGGAGCGTACGCAGCAGTTGCATGCACCAAAATGGTCGGGGAATTTTATTGGTACCTACAGCTTTCGTAATAACTATAGCGTAGATGTTACTGGTAACTGGTACGGGCCAATGCGCCTTCCGATTCAGCTTAACGATTACAGGCCGGAATATTCGCCTTGGTTTTGTACGGCTAACATTCAGTTTACTAAAAAATTCAGTTCGGGACTTGAATTTTACGGGGGTATGAAAAACGTATTCGATTTTGTCCCTAAAGATCCGCTTATGCGTCCGTTTGACCCTTTCAACAAAAATGCGGCAGATCCTGTAAGTAACCCTAACGATTATACTTTTGACACCAGCTATAACTACGCTTCAATGCAGGGACGAAGGGTGTTTTTAGGGATACGCTATAATATGTTTTAATATGATGTTTGACGACAGGAGAAATCTCAGATGCTAAACAGAGATTCCTCAACTCCGTTTCACTTCGTTCGGAATGACGACACTGATATAAAATGAAAAAACTACTGTACATAGCAATCTTTCTCTTCACTGTTTCCATCGGCTACAGCCAGAAAAACTATGTAATAACGTTTAAAGATCTTCCTCAGAAAATGGCTGAAGAGTCCCGCCATATACTTATAAAAATGCATACCGACTGGTGTGCTGTATGCAAATTACAGGACCGGCAGATTGAAAAAGACAAAGCCCTTCAACACCAATTGGCTAAGGGCCTTTACTATATTGAATTTGATGCAGAATCGAGAGAATCTCTTGTATTTAATGGTACAGAGTATAACTTTATACCTCATGGTACCGGAGGCTTACACGCCTTAGCCGCTGAACTAAGCGAAACCAAAGCTTCTTACCCTGCCTGGATATTACTATCTCCTGATTATACTATTCTGGCTCGCTATAACGGCTTATTGAAAAGCGGGGAGCTAAGGGAGATTTTATCTAAAATCAGCCAATAATTATTTGTTTATCGGCACCGGCTCTTTGTTCTCGTTAATGGCAACAAACGTAAAGTTTCCTGTGATTGCTTTCTCGCGTGTTGGCGAATACATATCTTCCACAAAAATTTCTACATGTACCTGCATACTGGTGTTACCAATATGGGTTACTTTACCGATTAACTCAGCAAAAGTTCCCGCCGGGATAGGTTTTTTAAAATCGATACGGTCGCTGCTTACAGTAACCACTCTCTGCCTGCTGAAACGGGTAGCCGTAATAAAAGCTACCTCATCCATAAGGTGCATTGCGGCACCTCCAAAAAGGGTATCGTAATGGTTTGTAGTATTAGGAAATACTGCCTTAAATATATGTGTTTCTGCTGCGTCTATTTTTTCCTGTAAAGTCATTCTAAGTTTATTTGTTTTTAAGTTCGCCCCATACTACATAGGTACTTCCCCATGTAAATCCTGCTCCAAAGGCAGTAAGCAATATTTTATCGCCCGGGTTAAAATCTTTGTGGAAATCCCAAAGGCAAAGCGGTAAAGTTGCAGCGGTCGTGTTACCGTAACGCTCTATATTTACCTTTACTTTTTCTTTGGCAACACCAAGGTTCTGGCCTACAGCATCTATAATACGCAGGTTAGCCTGATGTGGCACCACCCAGTTGATATCGTCTGTAGTAAGGTTATTTCTTTGCAGGAGTTCGTTACTTGTACTCGTCATGCCGTTAATTGCATTTTTAAATACAGTACGCCCGTCCTGGCTAACATAATGCCTTTTACCTTCAATAGTCTGATCGCTTGTGCCTTCTGCCGATCCTCCAGCCGGAACCGAAAGGAACTGCACTCCGTTACCGTCAGATTTATAAATGGCATCCATAACAGCGGCGTCACCTGTAGATGGCTCTAACAGTACTACGCCTGCGCCATCACCAAAAAGCACGCAGGTATTGCGGTCTTCGTAGTTTACAATAGCGCTCATTTTATCGGCTCCTACCAACAGTACTTTTTTGTGCCTGCCGCTTTCAATAAACGATGCCGCTACCGACAGCGCATATAAAAAGCCGCTGCATGCCGCATTAAGGTCGAAACCCCAAGCGTTAATTAATCCTGCTTTTTGTGCTGCAAGTGGTGCAGCAGGTGCTAAGTTATGATCTGGTGTAGATGTTGCTAATATAAGGACCTCTATCTCTTCCGGCTTAACACCCGAACTTTCAAGAAGGTTTTGTATTGCCAGCGCAGCCATATCAGATGTGGCTTTTCCTTCCTCTAAAATGCGCCTCTCTTTAATTCCTGTCCTGCTTAAAATCCATGCGTCAGACGTGTCTACCATCTTTTCAAGGGCAGCATTGTCCAGCACGGTTTCCGGGACGTAACCCCCAACAGCGGTAATCGCTGCATTTATTTTGGTATTCATATAGTGTACTTGTGATTTCATCTTAAAATCATACCTGCCACTGTAACAGCAGCAGGTATAATTGCAGGCCTATAGGCTTACGTGCTGACCAACGCGCAACTGCTGCGCGGCGCCAACCATTTCAACCAGGGCCTTTTTGGTTTCATCCCAGTGGCGGGTTTTAAGTCCGCAATCAGGATTTACCCAAAGCTGTTCTGCCGGGATAACCTTTTGTGCCTTATCCATAAGCGCAACCATCTCTTCTTTTGACGGTACACGTGGCGAGTGAATATCATATACCCCCGGCCCTATCTGGTTAGGATACTTAAAATCGGCAAAGGCATCCAGCAACTCCATTTGAGAACGCGAGCATTCAATGGTTATTACATCGGCATCCATATCGGCAATGTTTTCTATTATATCATTAAATTCAGAATAGCACATATGGGTATGTATCTGGGTTGTATCGTTAACACCAGATGCAGAAACCCTGAATGCCTTAACCGCCCACTTAAGGTAATCCTGCCAACAGCTCTTGCGAAGCGGAAGCCCTTCCCTTATTGCCGGTTCGTCTATTTGTATTATTTTAATTCCTGCTGCCTCAAGATCGGTTACCTCATCCCGTATAGCAAGTGCAATCTGCATACATGTGTCACGGCGCGGCTGATCGTTCCTTACGAAAGACCATTGCAATATGGTAACCGGGCCTGTAAGCATACCTTTTACTAATTTATCGGTAAGCGATTGTGCATAGGCAGACCACTTAACCGTCATAGGTTCCGGCCTTGATACATCTCCATAAATAACCGGCGGTTTCACGCAACGGCTACCGTAACTTTGCACCCATCCGTTTTTGGTAAAGGCAAAACCCTGAAGCTGCTCACCAAAATATTCAACCATATCGTTACGTTCAAACTCTCCGTGTACCAGTACATCGATACCCGTTTCTTCCTGAAAACGTATGGTTTCTTCAGTCTCTTTTTTTACAAGCTCTTCGTAATGCTTTTGAGTGATATCGCCTTTTTTAAGCGATGCCCTCCAGCTTCTTACTTCCGGCGTTTGCGGAAACGAACCGATAGTGGTAGTTGGAAACAATGGCAGTTTTAAAGCTGTTGCCTGCAATGCTGCCCTCGTGCTGAAAGGATTGGTACGCTGCGCCTGTTCTTCGGTAATACCCGCAACCCTCTGCTTAACGTTTGTATTATGTATAAGTGCCGATATCTTTCTGGCATTAACCGCTGCAATATTTTCTTTTAGGCTGTTAGCCGCATGGGTTATATTTTCGCTGTTAGCCAGTTGTTTTATTACAGCAACCTCGTTTATTTTTTGTTTGGCAAAAGCCATCCATTGTTTTATTTCAGGCGATAATGCTTCTTCATTTGTCTCAAGATCTAAATCGTATGGAGAATGCAGTAACGAACATGAAGGCGAAATGATAACGCGATCCTTTCCTAATTTTTGTACTGCTTTATCTATTATTTTTAGCGATGCCTGAAAATCATTCTTCCAGATATTACGCCCGTCTACAACTCCTAACGACAGGCTGGTTTCCTGCGGAAGGATGTTTAATATAGCGTCTAACTGCTGCGGCGCGCGAACTAAGTCTACATGAAGCGCACATACGGGTAATAAAACTGCAAGTTCGGCATTGTCACCCAGTTCTTCAAAATAAGTAGCAAGCAATATTTTTAATGCCGGAAAAGCATTTTTTATCTCGTTGTAAACATATAAATAAGCCTCTTTATCTTTTGCGGAAAGATCCATGGCTAAGAAAGGTTCGTCAAACTGTATCCATTCAGCACCATTTGCTACAAGGTCTGAAATAATTTCCAGGTAAACCGGAAGCAGGTTTTTAATAAGGCTTATCTTTTCAAAACCTTCTTCTTTTTCTTTACCTAAAAGCAGGTAAGTAACCGGGCCTATAATTACAGGCTTAGTAAGTATACCCTGTTCTTTAGCCTCTGTAAACTCCTGAACTATTTTTTTAGAGAAGTACGAGAACTGCTGCCCTTTATAAAATTCGGGCACTATATAATGGTAATTGGTATCAAACCATTTTGTCATTTCCATTGCGGTAATATCGTTACCGTCTTTCTGATAACCGCGTGCCATAGCAAAATACAGATCGGTATCGTTTTGGCCTTTAAGGTTTTCATAACGCGAAGGGATAGCCCCCAATGCAAATGACAGGTCGAGTACCTGATCATAAAATGAAAAATCGTTAGACGGTATAAGGTCTATGCCCGCCTGTTGTTGCAACTGCCAGTTTTGCAGCTTTAATTGTCCGGCGATTTCTGCCAGCTCGTTACCGGTAATTTTACCGGACCAGTAATTTTCGCAGGCTTTTTTTAATTCCCTGCCGCTACCAATTCGTGGGTAGCCAAGATTGTTTGTGAACATTTTTTTGCTTTTAAAAATTAATAATTTTAAAAGCTCTTTTGCCCATTTCACAATGCCTTAAGAAGTATGGCAGGTCTGGGCATAGAAATTCCATGCAAAAAACCGAAACCAATTGCTTCAAACCGCGAAAGCATTGTCAAGTAAGTAATGGCAGGTCTCCTGACTTGTGCCGTTTTTACCGTCCTTCCCATACGCCGCGGCATACAGTGAACATAATTGGTAAAAACCTTGGTGTGGCACTTACAGTTGCGCGACAGTTCGTGATTTACACACGATTCCCTTTTAATTTTGGCCTTCGCCGAAAACCATTCCCGTTTGAAAGAAATTAAGTAAAGAACTTATTACGGCTGCAAATATACCAACTATAATTTATATAAAAGCCTGCATCCACCATATTGGTGAATGCAGGCAGCTAACTCAAACGTTATTGTTTATAAACGATTTTGCTCCTCGGTGGTCTGGCGTTGCTTACCCCCCTCCAGTTTCTGGTTACCAAAACGGTACCTGAACTGTATCCTAAAGCTCTGTGAATCGCCATAATCATAGGAAGTACTATACTGATTGGCATAACTAGTGGTAAATCTTTGCTTCTCTCCCCTGTAAATATCAGAGAAGATAAATGCCAGTTCTGCGCGGTTTTGAAAAAACTGCTTTTTAAAACTTACCGACATTGTAGATATTCCGCTGATGGTAAATGTGCCTATAACCCTTGGTGAGCCATAGCCAAAATTCAGCTCTCCAAAAAAATCTTTCTTTTTGTTCAGCGTAAAGCGGTTGTTGGTATCGCCGTTAAATGCTGCTTTTTTATTTACATACAGGTTACCATCTACCCCTTGAAAGGTGTTTGCAAGATGTACCACGCTAGCCTGTACCCCAAATTGCCACCATGGAAAAATTTCCAGATTGGTATTGAAATCAAGCCCAAAGGCTGTGTTCTTATCTATATTGGTTACCTGCCTAACAAGTGTATTGGTGTCATAATCCTGGTAGGCAACATCCATAGTAGGGTCTTTCTCATAGCGATAATATAAATCGAAATTGTATTTGCTGTACAGCGTATATTGTAGGTTAAAGTTATGTGTTATAGTAGGCTGCAACCTTGGGTCACCTGCACTATAAGAGTATGGCGTGTTGTACGACCTGAAAGGGTTTAACGCGCTATATTGCGGCCTTACAATTCGTTTGCCATAGGATGCGCCAATCTGGTGATTATCGGACGCTTTGTATAAAGCATATACTGTTGGAAAGAGCTTAAAATAATCCTGAGTATTTATTTCTCCCGTGCTTTGCGAATTGCCTTCAAGACGGGTATGCTCACCGCGAAGCCCGGCTTTTAATCCCCACTTGCCAATTTCTTTATCAAGCCCTACGTAACCTGCAAGTATGTGCTCATCATACAAAAAGCGATTTTCCATATCGAGGTTTGGATTCGGATTACCCGTTGTAACATCAAGGTAATTAAAATCGTTGTTGGCACTTACCGACCCATACCGTAACCCTGCTTCAACATTAGAGCCAACCAGTTGCCCTGTATAATCGGCCTGTGCCGAAAAAAGATTAATACGCCGTGTATCTCCACTGGAAATTACATTCTGCCGGTACGGTGCTTCATCAGGCAAAGAGAAATCGGCTGTTATCTGCTGATCCTGGTTATAGTAATACTGTGTAATATCAGAACCAACAGTAATTTTATGCAGGTTATTAAATTTATGTTCGTACGATCCGTTTACGGTGATATTCTTTTGCGGATAATCGCGGTGATTGTGGCTGTTGTAAAGCGAATCTAGCTGCCCCATGCCATCATAGATGTAGGTTGGATTATGTATGTTTGCCGTACTCTTTAAACTGGAAAATCCGTTTGCGCCAACCGTTACCGTGTTCAGGGTATCAATAGTATATTCGGCAGTGAGGTTATAGCTGTTTTGCTGTAATGCCCTGAAATGCGATTTCTCTCTGGTATTCCATACCGAGGCTACACTATTATCGGGATTGAAATATTTTACCGTGCTATTGCTCTCGCCATAGTAATGTCCTGACCCAAACATATAGCCACCGTAAACCGCAAAACGGTTGTGTTTATAATAATGATTGGTAGACACCACTCCTTTAGGATACATAGATTGCACATAGGCACCTGATACCCCACCCCTATAGCCAACACCTATATTTTTCTTCATCTTAATATTAAGTACCGCACTACCCTGCGCCTCATATTTAGCCGGTGGAGTCGTAATCACTTCTATCGATTTTATATCATCGCCACTGGTGTTTTCTAAAAGGTTTTTTAGCTCGGTGCCCGTTAGGTAAACTTTCCTGTCGTTTATCGTTACAAGTACACCACTGCTCCCACGGATTGACAATCCTCCCGAGGCGTCTACACCCGGGGTTTTCCTTATTATTTCCCATGCATTGTCTGACGAGAGAATGGAATTCTCAACATCAAACTCAAGGCGGTCTATCTTTCGTTTTACAACGGGCCTTTTTTGGTTGATAACAACGTTATCGAGTTCTTTTGTTCCTGCTTTCAGGGTTACATCAGGAAGTACGGTATCTGCGGTTATTGTAATTTGCTGCTTATGGTTTTCAAAACCAATGGTGCTTATTGAAAAAGTATAATCCCCATGCGGTAGATTCTTTATTTCAAAATGGCCGTTCTCATCGGTAAATGATGTTTTTACGGCAGTTGAATCCTGCACCGACTTCAGTACTACATCAGCGAATGCTATAGGCTGTTTAGCAATATCATATACATTGCCCGACACGGCGGGGTTCTGCGCCATGCCGTTCAATGAGAGTAAGACAAACAGAATTAATAACCCGTGTTTTTTGTAGCTGCTAAATACCAGATTGATGATTGAACCCATGATGATTGTTTGATGATTGACAGGGCAAATCTCTGCATTTGTTTTGGTTATGATGGTTAATGCTCGGTTAACGACAGGTTAATGACATCAACAGCTATGCTTTTAATGCAATAAAAACATAGTTTTGTACTTGCAGCACTACATTAAACTATGAAGCAAAAAATAACCTTTCTTATCTCAGGATGTATCCTTACTGTTGTGGCACTCGCCCTTATACAGGCTTATTTTATTTATAACACGTACCTTCTTAATGCCAAAGAAGCCAATCAGGCTATTAACAGCCAGCTTCTCGCCATGGAAACCACAGGAAAACTGGACACGCTAAATAATGTCTGGATGGAAAAAACCAAATGTTTTGTTGATTTGTATTATAACAAAAAAGCAACGAAGCAGGATTATGTAAAACTGATAAAAAAAACGGAAGACTCGCTTTCTGATGTGATCTCTAAATTTATTATTAAGGAAAAATTTTTTGAAGGGTATGATGTAACTTTTGCCAACTATATTGTTTCAGCAGGAATCTATAAAGACGATCCAAAAAAAGCAAAGCCGTTATTTTCAGGAAAGATGTTGCTTTATGGTAATAATCCCGACAGAAATGCCGAAACACAGGCATCGCAATCTACATGGCATGGAGACAGCAATAAACAATTTAATTTTGTAGTGGTTACAGAGCGGTACTACAGCATTGAGAACTGGGAAAAAAATGTATTCATAAAAATGTCGGGGCTGCTGATATTCTCTGTTTCCCTGTTGATATTTGTAGTCGCTTTATTTTACTTGTCTATAAAGAACCTTATTACCCAGAAAAAGATAGCCGACATAAAAACCGACTTTGTAAACAATATTACCCACGAATTCCAGACACCTCTGGCAGCACTTGATATTGCCGTAAAAACCCTGCGAAAAAAAGAAGGCGAACTCACCGAAGAACACTTTACTACATCCCTTGACATAATAGACCGCCAAAATATACGCATGCAAAAATTGTTCAGTCAGGTTACAGAGGCCTCCTTAACCGATGATACTATTACACCGTTAAATGCTCAAGCAATAGATTGCAGTACGATAAAAGAGATCATCACCGATTTTGCATTATCCCATCCGGCCATATCGGTTAACTGCGATAAGAGTTCGGCAGTGCTGCATATTGACAAACTGCATTTAACCACACTATTGGTTAACCTGTTAGACAATGCCGTGAAATATGGTGCAGATACAATATCGGTAAACCTTGAGGACACACCTGATCACTCGGTTTTAACTGTAAAGGATAATGGCATAGGTATTCCCGTAAAGGAACAAAAAGCTATATTCGATAAATTTTACCGTGTCGAAAAAGGCAATATACATACTACTAAAGGACTCGGACTTGGACTGTATTACATACAGCAGATCGTAAAGGCCTACAAGGGCAGTATATCCGTA
This region includes:
- a CDS encoding cation transporter: MKVKYIVYTLLLLGVGALVYYRISENKKAKMEASGGGGGKDGKKPAMAVNGVVVAPQEFANTLSLSGSIDANEQIEVRTEVSGIAEKIYFTEGSKVAKGQVLVKINDIELRAQAGQAKTRQTLAGENERRAKLLLQKEAISQEEYDIASADFKTAQAQTQLINAQINKTSIRAPFSGTVGLRNISPGTYVTPETIISTLVNSSQIKITFSIPEKYATQMKVNSNISFTVAGTDEKFQAKIYALEPAVEVATRTLRVRAVADNSHGKLLPGTFANVLLPLDKTDDAFLIPTEAIFPVQDGKKVFVSRNGKADEVMVETGTRTDKDIVILSGLKAGDTVLTTGVLTLKKETPVKVSVTKKAK
- a CDS encoding cytochrome C oxidase subunit II, with the translated sequence MTLQEKIDAAETHIFKAVFPNTTNHYDTLFGGAAMHLMDEVAFITATRFSRQRVVTVSSDRIDFKKPIPAGTFAELIGKVTHIGNTSMQVHVEIFVEDMYSPTREKAITGNFTFVAINENKEPVPINK
- a CDS encoding TonB-dependent receptor; this encodes MKTYVQLLLIFASIPLFAQNGTVKGKITQNNDPVPAVSIIVTPTGISLAADNDGYYQIKDLPYGNYEIIFSSVGLKTERKKITINKPETTLNIALKDDNQEMEEVVITGTMKEISRSESPIPVEIITPKLFKKNPTASLFEAVGMINGVQPQLNCNVCNTGDIHINGMEGPYTMILIDGMPIVSALSTVYGLSGIPNSIVERIEVVKGPASSLYGSEAMGGIINVITKTPTKAPVISADYFTTSWGEQSLDGAVKIKAGEATSLLGVNYFKYGVRADKNRDNFTDVTQQDRISLFNKWNFERKENRLFSLAARYVYEDRWGGEMNWTKQFRGSDSIYGESIYTKRAEVIGLYQLPTTERIFTQFSYNWHDQNSYYGDTPYMATQQVAFVQAYWDKQFGENHTFLLGAAMRYTDYDDNTPATATEDGLGNRPQRTPLPGLFIQDEWTINEKHKLLGGYRFDYDKNHGGVHSPRVAYKYAPNTNNTIRASFGTGFRVVNLFTEDHAALTGARDVIIAEELKPERSFNGNLNYVLKVPTDFAFIGFDVTGFYSYFTNKIVGDLDTDPTKIIYDNLGGHAISQGISLNTDLTFTFPLKVLAGISYMDVFQMEDNAFGKLERTQQLHAPKWSGNFIGTYSFRNNYSVDVTGNWYGPMRLPIQLNDYRPEYSPWFCTANIQFTKKFSSGLEFYGGMKNVFDFVPKDPLMRPFDPFNKNAADPVSNPNDYTFDTSYNYASMQGRRVFLGIRYNMF
- a CDS encoding 3-oxoacyl-ACP synthase, with product MNTKINAAITAVGGYVPETVLDNAALEKMVDTSDAWILSRTGIKERRILEEGKATSDMAALAIQNLLESSGVKPEEIEVLILATSTPDHNLAPAAPLAAQKAGLINAWGFDLNAACSGFLYALSVAASFIESGRHKKVLLVGADKMSAIVNYEDRNTCVLFGDGAGVVLLEPSTGDAAVMDAIYKSDGNGVQFLSVPAGGSAEGTSDQTIEGKRHYVSQDGRTVFKNAINGMTSTSNELLQRNNLTTDDINWVVPHQANLRIIDAVGQNLGVAKEKVKVNIERYGNTTAATLPLCLWDFHKDFNPGDKILLTAFGAGFTWGSTYVVWGELKNK
- a CDS encoding 5-methyltetrahydropteroyltriglutamate--homocysteine methyltransferase — encoded protein: MFTNNLGYPRIGSGRELKKACENYWSGKITGNELAEIAGQLKLQNWQLQQQAGIDLIPSNDFSFYDQVLDLSFALGAIPSRYENLKGQNDTDLYFAMARGYQKDGNDITAMEMTKWFDTNYHYIVPEFYKGQQFSYFSKKIVQEFTEAKEQGILTKPVIIGPVTYLLLGKEKEEGFEKISLIKNLLPVYLEIISDLVANGAEWIQFDEPFLAMDLSAKDKEAYLYVYNEIKNAFPALKILLATYFEELGDNAELAVLLPVCALHVDLVRAPQQLDAILNILPQETSLSLGVVDGRNIWKNDFQASLKIIDKAVQKLGKDRVIISPSCSLLHSPYDLDLETNEEALSPEIKQWMAFAKQKINEVAVIKQLANSENITHAANSLKENIAAVNARKISALIHNTNVKQRVAGITEEQAQRTNPFSTRAALQATALKLPLFPTTTIGSFPQTPEVRSWRASLKKGDITQKHYEELVKKETEETIRFQEETGIDVLVHGEFERNDMVEYFGEQLQGFAFTKNGWVQSYGSRCVKPPVIYGDVSRPEPMTVKWSAYAQSLTDKLVKGMLTGPVTILQWSFVRNDQPRRDTCMQIALAIRDEVTDLEAAGIKIIQIDEPAIREGLPLRKSCWQDYLKWAVKAFRVSASGVNDTTQIHTHMCYSEFNDIIENIADMDADVITIECSRSQMELLDAFADFKYPNQIGPGVYDIHSPRVPSKEEMVALMDKAQKVIPAEQLWVNPDCGLKTRHWDETKKALVEMVGAAQQLRVGQHVSL